From a region of the Acidicapsa acidisoli genome:
- a CDS encoding glutaredoxin family protein, whose protein sequence is MQILMYSAPWCRDCRETKRYLDTHGIAFTEIDIEAEPAAAAEVLRHVGKRAIPQLVLDGEWFQPYKPGRGILYDELDARFGINTRL, encoded by the coding sequence ATGCAAATTCTCATGTATTCCGCGCCGTGGTGCCGCGACTGTCGCGAGACGAAGCGCTATCTCGACACGCACGGCATCGCCTTTACCGAGATCGACATCGAGGCTGAACCTGCCGCTGCCGCCGAGGTGTTGCGCCATGTCGGCAAACGCGCCATTCCGCAGCTTGTGCTGGACGGCGAGTGGTTTCAGCCGTACAAGCCGGGGCGCGGAATCCTCTACGACGAGCTTGACGCTCGCTTTGGAATCAACACGAGACTGTAG
- a CDS encoding cupin domain-containing protein: protein MTTPPHLTAAQIKELLRLSTHPMEGGFFRRTYTSELTVELERGQRAAGTAIYYLLEPDTFSEMHMLASDELFHFYLGDPVEMLQLWPDGRSEIVALGPDLAAGQHVQLLVPAGVWQGTRLIGDGKVALLGCTVVPGFDFADYTRGNFAELAEQWPDQAERIRYLTRR from the coding sequence ATGACCACCCCACCCCATTTGACAGCCGCCCAGATCAAGGAGCTGCTACGGCTTAGTACCCACCCAATGGAAGGCGGCTTTTTCCGCCGGACCTACACCTCAGAGCTGACCGTCGAACTGGAACGAGGCCAACGAGCCGCAGGCACCGCGATCTACTACCTCCTCGAACCCGACACCTTCTCTGAAATGCACATGCTCGCATCGGACGAACTGTTCCATTTCTATCTCGGAGACCCGGTCGAGATGCTCCAGCTCTGGCCGGACGGGCGCTCCGAAATCGTGGCCCTGGGCCCCGACCTGGCCGCCGGTCAACATGTGCAATTGCTGGTTCCGGCGGGCGTCTGGCAAGGAACTCGCCTGATCGGAGACGGCAAAGTGGCGCTCCTGGGCTGCACCGTCGTTCCTGGCTTCGATTTTGCGGACTATACGCGCGGAAATTTTGCGGAGTTGGCTGAGCAATGGCCGGACCAGGCTGAGCGAATCCGGTATCTGACGCGGAGATGA
- the tadA gene encoding tRNA adenosine(34) deaminase TadA — MNDLDYLQFALDEAIAAGQAGEVPVGAVLVYQDEVLVRAQNRVLRDNDPTAHAEVVALRAAGQALGNHRLNGCTMFVTLEPCSMCAGALVHARLDRVVYATADPKAGAAGSVLSVINHPRLNHQMQLDSGLLAAESSELLRAFFRERR, encoded by the coding sequence ATGAACGATCTCGACTATCTCCAATTTGCGCTCGATGAGGCTATTGCCGCCGGACAGGCAGGCGAAGTGCCGGTGGGTGCTGTGCTTGTCTATCAGGACGAAGTGCTGGTGCGGGCACAGAATCGCGTTCTGCGCGACAATGACCCGACGGCCCACGCTGAAGTCGTGGCGCTGCGTGCTGCCGGGCAGGCGCTGGGCAATCACCGGCTCAATGGCTGCACCATGTTTGTGACGCTGGAGCCCTGCTCCATGTGCGCCGGGGCGCTGGTGCATGCGCGGCTGGACCGCGTGGTCTATGCGACCGCCGATCCGAAGGCTGGCGCTGCCGGTTCGGTGCTTTCGGTGATCAACCACCCCCGGCTGAATCACCAGATGCAGCTTGATTCGGGGCTGCTGGCGGCAGAGTCGAGTGAATTGCTGCGGGCGTTTTTTCGCGAGCGGCGGTAG